The Myxococcales bacterium genome includes the window TTCGCCCTTGGACTGCGCGCCGACGCGCTGGGGCCTCTGATCGAGGCCACCGCCCGAATGCTTGCGCCATTTGACTTCCACGCGCTCGCTGAGCTCTATGCGGCGCATCCAGCGCGCTGCCTCGTCGCTTATCCCGCGCTGGCCATGCCCGACGTGGCCCAGAGCAGAATTCGCGGCGGGCGAGACCAACGCGCCCACGCCACCAAGATGCGCTGGGACGTTGATCGCTTCGACTATCCCCCCAAGCGCCCACTCGTCTCGGTGATCGATCCACCGCCCGGCTTAGCCGAGGCGCTCGTTAAGGCGCCGGTCGCGCAGGCGGTTGACGTTCGCGTGTTCGTACGAGAAGGCGACGAACTAAGGCCACGCCCCCGGCCACCTACGGGCGTGGATTCATCGCCCCTTGCGCCGACGTTGGCCGCAACGACCAAATTATCCACGCCTCTCCCCGAGGCGGACCTGCCGGCATTCGTGCGCGACGCCGACCTCTGCATCTGGTTTGGGACCGAGGCAGATCAGGTCGACGGGGACGCGTTTCTCGCCGCCGTCGAAGCCGGGCTGGCTGGCACCTACGCCGATGGCCCCGGATGCTTTGTTCGTCGCCCCACGCGGCCAACCGACCAAAGCGAGTTGGTGTCGATCATCATCCCGACGCATGGCCGATCGGATTCGCTTGAGGCCGCCATCGACTCCGCCCTCGCGCAGACCCATCCGGCGATCGAAGTGCTTGTTGTCGACGACAATCCGCCCGGCTCGCCGGAGGCCGAAAACATTGCCTCGCTCAAGCAGGGCCTGCGCGATGCCCGGCTGCGCTGGCTGCACCACGCGGATAATCGAGGGGGCGCCGCGGCACGCAACACGGCGCTCATGGCAAGCCAAGGCGCGTATGTCTCCTTTCTCGACGACGACGATACGTACGAGCCTCAGAAGATTGCGACGAGCCTCGCCAAGTTGCGCGCGCTAGGGCCCAGCTTTGGCGCGGTGTATTGCGGCTTTATCGGTGGAAATGCCTCGCGCCGCGATCCGAAACGATTTCGCGCTGGCAACCTACAGCTCGAGGTCTTGGCGCTGGATTATGCCTCCCACTACCTCAACATGGACACCGCGCTTTATCGGCGTCGAGCGCTCGCGCGGTTGGGGGCTTTGACGAGACGCTCGCGCGGCACCAAGACCTAGACCTCAACGCGCGGTTCTTCGAGCACTACCAGATCGGTTGCGTCGAGGCGTGGCTGGTTAGAATTCGCCCCGCACGCGGCAAAGGGATCCATCTGCTGGACGGCCCGAGGTTGCTTGCCCTCAAGCGGCAGTTTCTCGCGAAGTTTCGCCCCCTCATTGAGGAGCTTCCAGCCGCGGCGCAACACCGCATTTGGCTGGCGCACCACCGCGAGCTCACGCGCTATTTTGGTGGAGAGGGCGCGTTCGCGCGCGAGGCGCTCGACGCGCTCGATCCGGTGCTGCAAAACTTGCTATTGCTCGAGCAACGCACCTCGCTCGCGCTCGCGCCGCGCAATCGCGACGTTGTCCTGGGTGGAGGCAGCCAGCCACCGGCGAGCCGCCGGCGCGGCCCGCGGCTCGCACTCGTGCTGCTTGGTGCGGTCGTCGCGGGGGCTGCGTGGGCGCTGCACCGTGTCGACTATACGCCAACGAACTCGCTGCTTATCCTCATGGCGGCGGGACTCGTCGCGACCAATATCATCGTCATCGACCAGGTGCGACGCGTCGGGGCGCGCACGCTGCGCAATGTCTACGCCATCCAGCGTACCCTGGCGGGCGAACGCATAAGCAAAAACACCGACACGTCATCGCCGTAGCGCCAGCAACCGATCTGCCGCGCGCAACCCAAGCAACGCCCACCGCGACGGCCACACCCCTCGTCGCACGCGTGGCGGCACCATGCTATCTACCAAGCGCAGCGCGCGCACGCGCCCACGCCGCGTCAACCAACGCTCCCACGCCGAGGCGACATCTCCGCCCTCGCGCCAAAGTTCGAAAAATGCGGGGCTAGCCAGCGCGGAACGCCTCACGGCCCATGGCCCTGTGGGCACGCTGCGCGCCAACCACGCCGCATCGCGGACCTCACCCGGCAGACGCGAGGCGTCGCCCGCTGCCCCGGCGGGCGCTTCGATCCACGGCAACACGAGATCCGTCTCCGGTGCGATCTCGAAGATGTTCACCACGCTCGCCAGCGTTGCGCGCGCGAGGGCGGTAGCGGTAGGCACCACAAGGATGAAGTCGGCTGCCTGGCGCACGGCGGGGGTTGGGCTCGCGCCGCTAGCGTGCGCCTTGGCAGCTTCGCCTCGCAACGCGCCTAGCACCTCGGGCAGCGTCGCATAGGTGCCACCGCGCCCCCATGAAACCACCTCGACCGTGTTGTGCGCGGCGAGGTCATTGCCATCATCACCTTCGCCTTCGCGCGCGACCTCGGCCTCAAGCCTCGCCCGCACCCACGCGACCATGACACGGGCACTCGCGCGCGAGGAGGCCTTGGGCAACCCACGCGCCGCGTTGAGTCGCGCGAACTGCGCGAGGTAGGTTGTAAATAGGGGATAGCGCCGGTCAATCGCAAGCCGTGCGGCCGCGTAACGGCTCAGCTTCGCGCGCAGGTGGCGTTCGTCCGCATAATAATCGTGCCACAGCCAAAGTGATGGTTCGTAGACGAAGGCGGCGGGCGCAATACCGAGGCGCTCCGTCATGCGGTAGCACAGCACCGGCCCCTCGCCGCCTGCGAGCGCCGCCTCGAAACCGCCCGCGGCAACAAACTCCGCGCGTCGCCACAAGGAGATGCCTTCTGCCGAAATGGGTGCGACGCGGCGCGCCTCGCCTAAGTCATAGTGCGACGGCAAACCCCGGGTGGGCACCAGGGGGCGCACTCGCCCTCGCACCGCGACCACATCGGGTGCCGAGCTTGCTGCCTCGCAGGCCGCAAGATACGTCGCGTCGATCGCGCCGTCGGCATCGATAAAGGCCACCCACGCCGCGCGTGCGTGGGCGACACCCACGTTGCGCCCTTGTGAGCAGCCGAGATTACCTGCGGCAAGCACATAGCAAACGGCATGGTCGCCCGCCGCGAAACGCGCCGCAACCTGCGCGCGAATCTCTGGCGAGAGTCCGTTGTCAACCAGAATTAATTCGCAACCTGCGGGTCCCGCGCCTGCTGCAATTTGCGCGGAGAGTTGGTCTAAAAGCGCCAATAACGGCGCCTGCTCTTGGTAAGCCACGACGACCACGGAGAGCCACGGCGACCCAATTGCCGGGCCGTAGCGCCTGGTCTCGGCCACCAGCCCGGCGACCTCCTCCGCGTCGAGCGCCGGCTTAGCCAGGTGAAGCGTCATCGGCTCGCTCGTGTGCTCATGCCGGGCCCGTGGGCAACGGCGCCTTCTTGAGATGGTAGGCAATGATCTGTTCGACCTCGCCTTCGGCGACGAGCTGGCCTCGATCTATCAAGATCGCGCGCGTGCAGACATCGCGGATTAGGTTCATGTTGTGGGACGCCAGCAGCACGGTGTGGACGCTGGAGATCATGGTCTTAATGCGGGCCGCGGATTTTTCCCGAAACGCCGCGTCGCCCGCCGAGAGCGTCTCATCAATGAGGAGCACATCTGGCACCACGGCCGAGGCGATGGAGAAGCCAAGCCGCGAGCGCATCCCGTTGGAGTAGGTACGCAGCGGCTGATCAATGAAATCGGCTAACTCGGCGAACTCGATGCTCTCGTCTTGTAACTGCAGGATCTCGCCGCGCGAGAGGCCGAGGATGGCGCCATAAAGAAAAATATTCTCGCGACCCGATAGCTGCACGTTGAAGCCCGCCGATAGCCCTGCCAGGAGCAACACGCTGGCCGCCGTCCGCACCGTGCCTTGATCGGGGCGGTAGATGCCCGCGATGAGCCGCAGCAGCGTGCTCTTGCCCGCACCATTATGACCAAGCACCCCAATGATGTCGCCGCTGCCGGCGCGAAGCGACACGTCTCGCAGCGCCACATAGGTGTCTCGCCGCGTCGTCGCGCCCCCCGAAAACATGTTGCGCAAGGACTCGAGGATGGGGCCGATGTAGACCTTGCTCCGCGGGAACTCGAGCGTGACGCGCTCCACCTCAATGGTCGTCGTCATAGCTTCTTGACCACCACGCCCTCCATGCGCCGAAACGTCGCCAGCCCCCAGATCAAGGCGAGCACCGCAAACGCGCTGGCGTATGCGTAGTGCCCCCACCCTATGGCAGGTGTGCGCCCCATGACCCCATCGCCAATCAGCGTCATCGGCACCGCAACTGGATTGAGCAACAGGTATTTTAGGGCGCCTGCGCGCGTTTCCGCCAGCGTGTGCACCGTCCACATCACGGGCGAGACGTACATTCCGGCGCGGATCACGAAGCGCGAGAAATGCTCGATATCTCGGTTCAGAACGTTGTAGCCCGCCGTGCCCATGCCCAGCCCGGTCGCTAGCAGCGTGATCATGGTCATGCCGATGGGGACATATAATAGATGCCACGTCGGGTGGATCCCGAGGTAGATCATGAAGGGAATGGCGACCAACAAGGAGAGGCTCGAGATCACGAGTTGCGCCAACACCCCTGCGATCGCGAACACCTCCCGCGGGAAGTAGATATTCTGAATTAGGCTAGCGTTGTTGGTTAGGGACACCTGCCCCTTGTTGAGCGCCTGACCAAAAAAACCCCAACTAATTACGCCGAGGACCACCGCCAGCGGAAAGGTCCGATCCGGGCGATGCGCGATCAGGGTGAAGAGCACCACGTAGACCACCGCCAAGAGCAGCGGTTCGAGCAGCGACCATAAATAGCCGAACGAAGAGTTTCGGTACTTGAGGCGAACGTCACGCGCCGTAAACTCGCGAATCAGCCCGCGATGCGCCCAAATATTGCGCAGCGCCACGATGCCGCCCCGCCAGTAGCCGACGCGGGGATTGGGCTCGGCAAGCGTGACGGACGCGCGCACGGGACCTATTTACCAGCTCGACCGCGAAGCTCGATAGACGGCAGCTCGCTGGCCGCGGCGGGAAACGCCACCGCCGAGGCGACGGCGATCAGGTCGGCGCGGGTTGGGCGCGAAGGCGCCGTCATGGTCAGCCCGAGGCCATCGGCCACGGCCTCGCCGCTCGTTGGAAGGCGCCCACCAGCGGCAGCCTTGGCGGGTTGCGGCGTTGCCTCTTGGTGACCGCGCGTTTCCCACGTGCCCGAGTCTAGGGTCAGCAGGGCCAGCGGGGTCAGAATGCCGTACGTCAGCGGGATGGTGAGCGCGAGCGGCAGCGCATGCCACGCCGAGGCGTTGGGGTCTTTGTACGCGTGGAGGCGATACGCCACGCCAAGCAAGAAGGCGACGACGACGTGCGACACCATCAGCTCGATAAAATTTCCGCTCATCGCCGCGGAGAGCAAGAGCAAGGGATAGATGAGGATGAGCGCAAACAGCGAATAAAAGTACATCGCCACCAGCGGGTGCGTGCGCCAGACGTGCGACAGGCCGCCGAAGTAGTCGACCATATTCGAGCGACGCCAGCGCAACTGTTGCGAAAGGTAGTCCGACAGCGAGGTCGGCGCGGTGGTACGGCACACGGCGTGCACGTTCATGATGGTCTGATAGCCGGCCTTGACGATCATGCGGGTCAGGAAGCGGTCCTCGCCATACTTGATGTCGACCCCGAGGATATTGCGCGACTCGAGCACCGGCAGCAGCTCTTGCAGCACGTGGCGGCGGTAGGCGGTGAGGCACCCCGAGAGGCACAGCACCGAGCGGAAGCGCAATTCGATGCGCTTGATGAGAAAGTAGCTGTAATAATACTTAACCGTCTGCATGCGCGACAACCAGTTGTCGCGGTCGTTGAGAATGGCGACGCGGCCACCGACAGCGCCAACCCGTGGGCTCGAGAAGCAGCGGATCATTTGGCGGATTGCGTCCGGATCGACCACGACGTCGGAGTCCACCGACACAATGATCTCCGCGCTGCTGAGGTTCACGGCGCGATTGATCGAATGTCGCTTGCCGAGATTGGTGGCGTTGCGAATCACCCGCGCATTGGGCACGCCCTTTAACACCGCCTGGGCGTGGGCAAAGCTATCGTCGGTGGAGCAATCATCGACGACGATGATTTCGAGCTTATCGGCGGGGTAGTTTTGCGCGAGGATGCTTTGCAGCGTGCGCCTGATATTGGCGCCCTCATTGAACATGGGCGTGATGACCGTGACGTGGGGTTGATACGCATTGTCGTAAGCGACCCCCGCGCCGCGTCGGTGCCAGATGAGCAGCACCAGCAAGGGGGCGCAAACCACCACCGCGCCGAGCGTCAACGCAACGACGCCAAGCATGCCACTCACGACTGCCTCCGTGCGCCAGCTATGGCAACGGTTAGGCCCTTAGCCATGACGCCCTTTGCGTAACGGTCGCACATGCTGGAAGCCTGCATTTCTTGCTTTTCACACCGCGTCCCGAACTTAGCCATAGGTTCTTTTCTTCTAAGCAAGCCAGCCGCCGTCACACTACAGCACCCAAACGATTTCGGCCACTTCTCATAATGGTACGGCGCCATAAACGCAACCCGCAAGTGACGGGCCGCACCTGGAAGTTTATTAAGTGCGGCGGCTGATGAGCTTGCCGGCAGGTCCGCGCGTTGCCCACATGTAGCTGTCGCCAAAACGCAATCGTAAACAGGGTATTACAATGCAGCGCCACTTAAACAAGCATGCGTGACAGTCGACACACTCTGAACATTCGTCGATGTTGAACTGTCCGGCAAGTTTTCCTCGAAAAGCGAAATTCCCGTGGGGCTTGGTGTTAGGGTGCCGACCCCGAGCCATGTCGCGCGCATCATTGCTTTGGCCCCGTCTCGCGCTTGTCGCTGCCTTGATGACATGTTCAGCGGCAGGTGCTCGCGCCGATACGCCGGTGACTGAGACTCAAGAATTAAATTCACAACTAATGCGGCCAAATGCCGCATTGGGCCCCGGGGCTGAGGTGGCGAGCGCGCCGAACTCCCAGCCTGCCATTTCCCCTGCCGAGGACGCGGGGGTGTTGAAGCGGCGCAAGCGTCGATCGCTCTTGGCGGTCGGCGGGACTTATGCGGCCATAACGACCTGGATGTACTTCGCGTGGTTCTACGACAAACCCGAGCTGCCCAATTTTACGTTTGGCGGCGATCGTTGGTTTCAAGACTCAACGTACGCAGGTGGTGCCGACAAGCTCGGACACATGTGGTCGGGCTATGCGCTCGGCCGCCTGACGACAACCCTGCTTAGGCGGGGCGGATGGAGCCCCGGTGCCGCGAGCATCTTGGGCAGCAGTCTTTCCTGCGCACTATTCACCTACGTCGAGATTCACGATGGCTTTTATTACCAAATGTCCCCTGGCGATCTCGCCGGCGATGCCACGGGGTGTCTGCTGTCATGGGTGATGGAACGCTCGCCTACGCTCGACCGCATGTTCGACTTGCGCGTCGAGTATGTATCATCGCCCGAATATCGCCGCACCTTCCTCGATGGCGACATCAACATCGCCGAAGATTATTCCGGCCAATCCTTTATGCTCGCCGCGCACATCGGCGAAATGCCGTGGCTGCGCGCCCAGCCCTCGGCGAAGTATCTCCGCTACGTCGACGTCGTCGTGGGCTTTAAGACGCGCAACTATAAGCCAGACCCGGACCCTGAGCTTGGCAAGCAGCGGCGCCAGACCTTGTTTCTCGGGTTGTCGCTCAACGCGCAGGCTGTGTGGGACGACGTGTTCGCGCGGCAGCGCAAGCTTCGCCGCATCGGCCATGGCATTTTCGAGGTGGCCAACCTGCCGTATACGTCGCTGCCCTTGGTCAAGGCGACGCGATCCCCAGATGATTAGCGCTTCTTCGGAATCCACGCCCAGCACATCTCGCATTCGATGGGTTGATTGCCGGTTTCGTCGGTAACGACCACCGCGACGATGACGTCGCCCTTGGGCGTGGTGGTAATAAGTTCTCGTTGCTCGGCGGTCAGCGTCGCCTCGGCGCGCATCGCGCCTTGCGAGCGCCGCACGAACTTGACGTTCATGTACTTAATCAGCGGGATCTTGTCGTCCGGCACGTTCATGCCGACGACAATGCCGGTGGCGGTCTCGGCGAGCAGCGCCATGGCGGCGGCATGAATTTGGCCGATGTGATTGCGCACGCGCGGTGCGTTGGCCAGGCTGACGACGACGCGCTCGCAGGTGACGTCTTCGTAGCGCACCCCCGCGGTGCCGGTAAACTTCACGAAACGCCCGATTGACCACGACAAGGCCCATGCGGGGTAGCGCTTAAGCTTGGCAACATTGGTGGCGAGGCGGTTCATCGCGCGCCGTCGTAACGCTTTGGCGCCGGCGTTGCAAGCGCAGGTCCGGCCTTAGGACTCGCACAATCCGGCAAGAAACCCCCCGCCGTGCGTTGCGTGGCTCCGGCGGGCCGCCCACATTATGGGTCGCATGAATTTTGAGGAGATGCTCGCCACCTTCGGGGTTTATGGCGCCAGCGTCATCGTCGGCATCTTGTCGGGCCTGCTGCCACTGCCAGTCGGCGAGTCGTTTTTGCTCGCGCTTTCCAGCGAGGCGCGCGTGTCGTGGTGGGCGTTGCAGGGTTCGATCCTCATCGTGGTCGCCATCCAGACCGCGATCCGCGTGCCGATGTTCTATGCCGGCACGCGCGCCGATCATGTGCCGAGCAAGCGCTGGCGCGATCGGCTCGAGCGGGCGCGCAAAAAGGTGGAGAAATGGCAAGACAAGCCAAAATGGATCTTGTTTATCGCCGCCGTCTTCGGCTTTCCACCGTATTACTTGGCAGTCATCGTCGCCGGCATCCTCAAGATGCCGCTGCGGACGTTTCTTATCGTATCGGTGGCTGGACGGCTCATTCACTATGGCGCGATTGCCGCGTCGCCCTATCTATTCCGCTAGCGGGGCCTGGCGTAGACGTTAGTTGGCGGTCAGTTGGCTGCGTTCGTCGGTGTCGAGGCCAAGGTCGCCACTGGCGTTTTCAAGCGACGGCGTTTGCGACAGATAGACGACCAGGGCTAGCCCGGCGGTGGCGAAAAATAGCTGCTGCTTGGTGATGAGATAAAACATCAGCGAGGTCAGGAACGCACCCTCGAGCATGGCCCAGCGCAGGATCAGCGCGCCGCGGTAGGCGCCGAGCTTGGAGGTTAGGCTAGGTTGCGCCTTGGCTTTGCCGAGCAAGGCCCCCGAGACGGCAAACGATGCGGCGATGACGCCCAACGGCACCAGCAAGAGCGCATAGGCAATCGTCTGAACGTCGAGCATGGGCGGCATACTTGCCGCGACAAACACAATCGACGCGCCCGCCATAAGGTGCGAGCCGAGGATGGCCCAATACAAGATTTTAAGAATTCGCCACGATGCGGCGGGCGTTGCGGCCTCTTCCCTCATCAGAACGGAATATCATCGGCGGCGTCAAACGAGCCACCGGTCTGGCGAAAATCATCGTCGCGCGGTGGCGGTACGTCGCCGTCAAACCCGGCGCCCTGGCCGGCACTATGACTGTCGCGGGCGCGGCGCGGTGGCGAGGCGCCTTCGCGGGCGGGCTCGACCTTCCACACATCGAGGCTGTTAAAAAATTTGGTCTCGCCCTTGGGGCTCTGCCACTCGCGACCGCGCAGCGAAAACTCGACGCGCACCTCGTCGCCAATCTGAAAGCTGTCGAGCTGGCCGCAGCGATCGCCGCTGAGTTGGAACATCACGCGCTGCGGGTATTTCGGGTTATCCGCGAGCTCGACAACGAACTCGCGCTTGGTAAATCGCGCGGAGACCTGCGTCGTGTCAAAGATTGCGTGTAGCTTGCCAATTGCTTCCATTGCCATGGGGCGGAGCATATGCCGCCACACCTTGGCGCGGCACAAAAATCGTCAGCTATCGCGCGAGAATCTCGCGAAGCCGCGTCACGCGCCAAACTTCGCAATAAAATCGCGGTGTAGGTGAAGCCCGGGATCTTTGGCCCAATGCGAAGGCTTGTGGGCGCTGCGCAGATCGATGACCTCGACCACCTCGCCGATGACGCGAAAATGCACGCGCCAGCCCGGCAGCCCAAGCACCAGCGCGCCGGCCTCGCCCTTGCGAATGCGGCCAAACGCGCGCGGCTGCGGCGCCACCTGCAACGCCGCGGCGATGCGATCGCGCAAGGGCTCACCGCCCGCGGCCTCCCACCAGGCGAGGCGCGTCTCGACCTCGGCGGACATCGCGACGTGGTACGCCGGCGCGCCCTGCGCCGCGTCTGCCTCCAGCCACCCGGCGCTTGCCTGCTGCACGATATCCGCCACCGGCACATACGGCTTGATGTCGAGCACTGGGGTGCCGTCGAGAATGTCTACCCCCGATACGTGCAAGGAGAGGCCCTCAACGCGATGCAGCCTCAACACGCTCATGCCGATGGGGTTGGGCCGATGCGGCGAGCGCGTCGCAAAGACGCCGCGTCTGATATCGCTGCCCATGGGCGGCATGACCTTGGGATGCCACGTCTCGTTGCGATCAAAAACGAACAGGACCCAGATATGCGTAAACAGCTCCAAATCGGCCAGGGCATGCTCAAAATGATGTCCCGGGGCTAATTCAATGGTGCCCTTTTTATCGCCAGCGACGAAGGGCTGGCGCGGCGTTGCAAATTTATCGACCTGATCGCAGCGCACCGCGCCGATGGCAGCAAAGGTGAATGCGCGCGCTGACATCGCCGTTACTTCGCGGCGTCGGGCACAGCGTCGCGCGCCGCGCCGGCTTGCGCAGGCACCGCGCCATGCGACGACGTCGGCGCCTTGCCTTTGCGAAACCAATTCATCAGGCTGTCGCGCCAACGCGTGACGATGTCGTAGAAGGTCGGAATCACCAGCAACGTCAGCACGGTCGACGTGATCACGCCGCCGATGACGGCGCGTCCGAGCGGGGCGCGGAAGTCGCCGCCCTCGCCGGCGCCAATTGCCACCGGCAGCATGCCCGCGATAATTGCGACGCTGGTCATGAGAATCGGCCGCAGGCGAACGCCGCCGGCTTCGATGATTGCCTCGCGGCGATTCATCCCCGTGCCCTCGAGATGCTTGGCAAAATCGATGAGCAAGATCGCATTTTTGGCGACAATACCCATCAGCAAGATTACGCCGATCATGCTCATGAGATTGAGCGTGGAGCCGGTGACGAGCATGGCGAGCATGACGCCAATAAGCGACAGCGGCAGCGAAGCCATGATGGGAATCGGCTCAACGAACGAACCAAACTGCACCACCAAGATGAAGTACATGAGCATGACGGCGACGCCGAGCGCCAAGAGAATGCGGCCAAAGACTTCCTTTTGGTCTTCTGATTCGCCGCCTTGCTTGCGCGCGTAGCCCGCAGGCAGCGTCACGCCGGCGATGGTCTTTTCGATGTCGGCGATCACCCCCGAGAGTGGGCGTCCTTCGACGTTGGCACCGACGGTCACCACCCGATCGCCATCCAAGTGCTGAATCTGCGCAGGCCCGGTGCTCGGGTTGATATCGGCGATTTGTCCCAACGTAACCGTGCCAGGCGCCCCCATCATGATGTCGCCTGGCACGCCTCGCGCAAACGAAAAAGGTAATGTGACCGGCATGCTTTCCAAATCGGCCGGTCGCTGGCGCCACTGAGGCCCGAGGCGCACGACGACC containing:
- a CDS encoding DUF2279 domain-containing protein produces the protein MRPNAALGPGAEVASAPNSQPAISPAEDAGVLKRRKRRSLLAVGGTYAAITTWMYFAWFYDKPELPNFTFGGDRWFQDSTYAGGADKLGHMWSGYALGRLTTTLLRRGGWSPGAASILGSSLSCALFTYVEIHDGFYYQMSPGDLAGDATGCLLSWVMERSPTLDRMFDLRVEYVSSPEYRRTFLDGDINIAEDYSGQSFMLAAHIGEMPWLRAQPSAKYLRYVDVVVGFKTRNYKPDPDPELGKQRRQTLFLGLSLNAQAVWDDVFARQRKLRRIGHGIFEVANLPYTSLPLVKATRSPDD
- a CDS encoding glycosyltransferase, whose product is MSPTINGFFDEVYVVNLKRDLPQRLQMRAQLHRLGIDFKLWEATDGGQAPHLAGYEAYAQQPIGQIDDPKYAQIERKRGTKLIHSPGAWGYMQTYLGLLRHLQARGVGSVLVLEDDVLLDQDFAVRFAALAKALPSEWMALLLGASQYGWEGIDDAAARGRGYYEARPNETCGSFALGLRADALGPLIEATARMLAPFDFHALAELYAAHPARCLVAYPALAMPDVAQSRIRGGRDQRAHATKMRWDVDRFDYPPKRPLVSVIDPPPGLAEALVKAPVAQAVDVRVFVREGDELRPRPRPPTGVDSSPLAPTLAATTKLSTPLPEADLPAFVRDADLCIWFGTEADQVDGDAFLAAVEAGLAGTYADGPGCFVRRPTRPTDQSELVSIIIPTHGRSDSLEAAIDSALAQTHPAIEVLVVDDNPPGSPEAENIASLKQGLRDARLRWLHHADNRGGAAARNTALMASQGAYVSFLDDDDTYEPQKIATSLAKLRALGPSFGAVYCGFIGGNASRRDPKRFRAGNLQLEVLALDYASHYLNMDTALYRRRALARLGALTRRSRGTKT
- a CDS encoding DUF4442 domain-containing protein, whose protein sequence is MNRLATNVAKLKRYPAWALSWSIGRFVKFTGTAGVRYEDVTCERVVVSLANAPRVRNHIGQIHAAAMALLAETATGIVVGMNVPDDKIPLIKYMNVKFVRRSQGAMRAEATLTAEQRELITTTPKGDVIVAVVVTDETGNQPIECEMCWAWIPKKR
- a CDS encoding glycosyltransferase family 2 protein, producing the protein MTLHLAKPALDAEEVAGLVAETRRYGPAIGSPWLSVVVVAYQEQAPLLALLDQLSAQIAAGAGPAGCELILVDNGLSPEIRAQVAARFAAGDHAVCYVLAAGNLGCSQGRNVGVAHARAAWVAFIDADGAIDATYLAACEAASSAPDVVAVRGRVRPLVPTRGLPSHYDLGEARRVAPISAEGISLWRRAEFVAAGGFEAALAGGEGPVLCYRMTERLGIAPAAFVYEPSLWLWHDYYADERHLRAKLSRYAAARLAIDRRYPLFTTYLAQFARLNAARGLPKASSRASARVMVAWVRARLEAEVAREGEGDDGNDLAAHNTVEVVSWGRGGTYATLPEVLGALRGEAAKAHASGASPTPAVRQAADFILVVPTATALARATLASVVNIFEIAPETDLVLPWIEAPAGAAGDASRLPGEVRDAAWLARSVPTGPWAVRRSALASPAFFELWREGGDVASAWERWLTRRGRVRALRLVDSMVPPRVRRGVWPSRWALLGLRAADRLLALRR
- a CDS encoding glycosyltransferase, whose amino-acid sequence is MLGVVALTLGAVVVCAPLLVLLIWHRRGAGVAYDNAYQPHVTVITPMFNEGANIRRTLQSILAQNYPADKLEIIVVDDCSTDDSFAHAQAVLKGVPNARVIRNATNLGKRHSINRAVNLSSAEIIVSVDSDVVVDPDAIRQMIRCFSSPRVGAVGGRVAILNDRDNWLSRMQTVKYYYSYFLIKRIELRFRSVLCLSGCLTAYRRHVLQELLPVLESRNILGVDIKYGEDRFLTRMIVKAGYQTIMNVHAVCRTTAPTSLSDYLSQQLRWRRSNMVDYFGGLSHVWRTHPLVAMYFYSLFALILIYPLLLLSAAMSGNFIELMVSHVVVAFLLGVAYRLHAYKDPNASAWHALPLALTIPLTYGILTPLALLTLDSGTWETRGHQEATPQPAKAAAGGRLPTSGEAVADGLGLTMTAPSRPTRADLIAVASAVAFPAAASELPSIELRGRAGK
- a CDS encoding DUF3127 domain-containing protein, with amino-acid sequence MAMEAIGKLHAIFDTTQVSARFTKREFVVELADNPKYPQRVMFQLSGDRCGQLDSFQIGDEVRVEFSLRGREWQSPKGETKFFNSLDVWKVEPAREGASPPRRARDSHSAGQGAGFDGDVPPPRDDDFRQTGGSFDAADDIPF
- a CDS encoding ABC transporter permease gives rise to the protein MRASVTLAEPNPRVGYWRGGIVALRNIWAHRGLIREFTARDVRLKYRNSSFGYLWSLLEPLLLAVVYVVLFTLIAHRPDRTFPLAVVLGVISWGFFGQALNKGQVSLTNNASLIQNIYFPREVFAIAGVLAQLVISSLSLLVAIPFMIYLGIHPTWHLLYVPIGMTMITLLATGLGMGTAGYNVLNRDIEHFSRFVIRAGMYVSPVMWTVHTLAETRAGALKYLLLNPVAVPMTLIGDGVMGRTPAIGWGHYAYASAFAVLALIWGLATFRRMEGVVVKKL
- a CDS encoding VTT domain-containing protein, producing MNFEEMLATFGVYGASVIVGILSGLLPLPVGESFLLALSSEARVSWWALQGSILIVVAIQTAIRVPMFYAGTRADHVPSKRWRDRLERARKKVEKWQDKPKWILFIAAVFGFPPYYLAVIVAGILKMPLRTFLIVSVAGRLIHYGAIAASPYLFR
- the tsaA gene encoding tRNA (N6-threonylcarbamoyladenosine(37)-N6)-methyltransferase TrmO — its product is MSARAFTFAAIGAVRCDQVDKFATPRQPFVAGDKKGTIELAPGHHFEHALADLELFTHIWVLFVFDRNETWHPKVMPPMGSDIRRGVFATRSPHRPNPIGMSVLRLHRVEGLSLHVSGVDILDGTPVLDIKPYVPVADIVQQASAGWLEADAAQGAPAYHVAMSAEVETRLAWWEAAGGEPLRDRIAAALQVAPQPRAFGRIRKGEAGALVLGLPGWRVHFRVIGEVVEVIDLRSAHKPSHWAKDPGLHLHRDFIAKFGA
- a CDS encoding ABC transporter ATP-binding protein, with translation MTTTIEVERVTLEFPRSKVYIGPILESLRNMFSGGATTRRDTYVALRDVSLRAGSGDIIGVLGHNGAGKSTLLRLIAGIYRPDQGTVRTAASVLLLAGLSAGFNVQLSGRENIFLYGAILGLSRGEILQLQDESIEFAELADFIDQPLRTYSNGMRSRLGFSIASAVVPDVLLIDETLSAGDAAFREKSAARIKTMISSVHTVLLASHNMNLIRDVCTRAILIDRGQLVAEGEVEQIIAYHLKKAPLPTGPA